gtgTCCTTAGAACGTccgataaaatattttggatgATTATTTAGTTCATTTGAACAAATTCAGGTTTATTACAGGTGAATTACTCGTGAACTGTTGGTAAATtcgtataatttttttacaaaacgaCATTATTTGGGAGCATTCTCTTGTTGTGTAGTTATATGGCAACTCTGTGGTCGCTAGACATTAAATATAGCAGACGACGTAAATACTTGAAAAGGGCACtaaaaaatctagaattgcttatttttttattcgaattgGACTTTTTCTGTCTTTTGAGGAAGAATGGACTAAATCTGGCGTCTCGTATGATCCCTATCATTAAACAACTAAGATATAACAACTAGGGATCAACCACGAACATATCGGTGTGCTTTTGTGTCAATCGCGATTCACGTTTCGGGGCAATGGGGTGGGGCTTTCGGGGCTAAATCGGGGTATGTGCAACCCGATAATTACAACTAATCAATCGAGTATTTCGACCCGATTGCCCCGATTACAACCCCTACTATACTTATTCTACCCACCTGCCCCcattttttaacaataaatgTAGCTTGATATTATGAATAAAAtagaatgaaatcaatttttaaaaatttgattccATTTTCTCTTGGTTTATCCGGAGTGTAATAGTagaaattttggaaaaagagggaaatcacggaaaaaagggaattatTAGCGAAAATTTAGGGAAAAGTACGAGAATTGCGGAAATTTACGTTATTTTGGGAAAAACTAGAAATTACAGAGATTTACGGAAATCAcgcaaatagaaaaaaagacaaacggGTTCACCCTGGAAAACAGTCGGCGACCCCTGAACAAGCAAAAACTTTCCTTAAGAAATGGATTTTGCACCAAAAAATCGCTGGCTAGGTTCaaaattcttaaaattaaattttagacAAAACCCATTTAACTAAAAGTTGTTGAAAGAAGCCCCCTGATCGCCAGGGTTTCTTGTTTAAGGCCCAGTCGTCGGAATTCGGGCCCACCGGATTTGATCCCAGGGCCAGCTTACCCTTGGCATCGCAGTCCAATGCGATACCAATGCAGCGAGCTACGACTATAATTTTCTTTACTTCATTTTCCATAACATTCGACTGCCGTCATCGCATATTTCAATAAACgtctattgtttgtttttcatttttataaaCGCAATACAAggcttttcaattttttaaaatcttgttATTTCATAGATTATTATTCAACTAAGCAAAGGAATGTTTTCGTTTACATTATTGGAAAACGCCAATGCTGTCGCGCCAGAACTTCcgtattttattattttatacaAACTTCAGTACTTTGAATTAATTTGTAAGTAACAATATTATCAAACATTGAAATTACATCAGGATATTCCTTCTATTaaggtaaatttaataattatcATTAGAGcatttaaaaagtaaaaataatgCTTGAAATATGCAAACAGCACCACCTATGGTTTACTAGGAGCGATAAGAACAATAATAAGcctctatttatttttcagtCATGAAGTTTGGGTTTAGATGGATAAAAAGATGGGTGCGTTCGCGATCAAGCCCTATACCATTTGAAAAAGCTGAGGTACTTAAAATTTCTATGTTTAATGACCTTGTTTTTATTGGAACAATGTCTTTTCCAGGTATGGGAAAGAAGATTTGCCTTTGCCTACTTTTTCGCTGCTTGGAATTTGCTTGCTTACCTTGGCTATAAttattacaaaaataaaaaaatgggagtCAAAATGATAGAAGATGGAGAAACTCTGGGTATCATGCACTTCTAAATTATGTGATTATAAATGTATCATACCTTTTCTTTGGGTTTTACTTGACAGCGGAAAAGATGGCGAGAAGAGCCAATATGCAAAATGTAACTATATACAGGTTGAACAACTTAAGTTATGAGGGGAAAAGAACAATTGATAGTGAAGAATTGGCAGAGAAGcaccaacaaaaaattgatGAACTTCAAAATTCATGAACAGTGTTTCATAAATATATAGTCAGGTACCATGCAATTTGTTGTCTCCAATGTAATGTATTACTAATTAAGTTTTCAAACTTAATGTATCAACCAAAATCCTGACTGGGATGCaatattattaaaaattccacTCGTTAGGAGGTCAATGCAGTTTTAAAAAGAGAGATGGTGCCTTGTGTTTAATATATCCAAATCATTCTAAAGGGATTTGTTTGCATTAATCTCTATTGCAGAAGTTGTTGCTGTACAATGGGATATTGTACGCAACAGCAAAGTACTGCCATAAGAATTGTAGCCTACTAGGCAAGACGGCCGCCAAATATCGCTGATTTGACATAACTTGCAAACCCGGAAATTCTTAGTTCCTTGCCATCGTCCTCGCCGATGTTTAAGGGTAGTAAAAATAGCCTCGTCTCATCAAACCAACCAGAAATCCGTTCCCCGCCAGGAATATTTCCCTAGGTTTAGTCATTTG
This sequence is a window from Daphnia magna isolate NIES linkage group LG7, ASM2063170v1.1, whole genome shotgun sequence. Protein-coding genes within it:
- the LOC116927009 gene encoding uncharacterized protein LOC116927009; this encodes MKFGFRWIKRWVRSRSSPIPFEKAEVWERRFAFAYFFAAWNLLAYLGYNYYKNKKMGVKMIEDGETLAEKMARRANMQNVTIYRLNNLSYEGKRTIDSEELAEKHQQKIDELQNS